One part of the Halopenitus persicus genome encodes these proteins:
- a CDS encoding DUF5791 family protein has product MLHEVTPAEDADAEAVLDAYRRLLRESVDAAGVEAIGAETDLGDGRIEMVTTGTTGAIADLSIEEAAAILAVAGDRDPDAIVYELRDHLLMGMTTAVVDVDTLAGAIDSDLTGQELQQALEGRTRMTIGQLAEITAALEARGP; this is encoded by the coding sequence ATGCTTCACGAAGTCACGCCGGCGGAGGACGCCGACGCTGAGGCGGTGCTCGACGCCTACCGGCGACTCCTGCGGGAGTCCGTCGACGCTGCGGGCGTCGAGGCGATCGGCGCCGAGACGGATCTCGGGGACGGCCGGATCGAGATGGTCACAACGGGGACGACGGGCGCCATCGCTGACCTCTCGATCGAGGAGGCGGCCGCGATCCTCGCGGTCGCGGGCGATCGGGACCCGGACGCGATCGTCTACGAGCTCCGGGACCACCTCCTGATGGGAATGACGACCGCGGTCGTCGACGTCGACACGCTCGCGGGAGCGATCGACTCGGATCTCACCGGACAGGAGCTCCAGCAGGCGCTCGAGGGGCGCACCCGGATGACGATCGGGCAACTCGCGGAGATCACCGCGGCGCTCGAGGCGCGGGGACCGTAG
- a CDS encoding DUF7286 family protein codes for MRPSDRPALSIADDRRGRVPFALVGVLLLVSSTAYASGLATTGVTVDRSVERAMDRASADLTPAIRSATADAARAAAARPVTRPAPELAETVIRNGSAFEDALRIRIGLAVESSAETVTTREGDVRATTAVPFEDPAPPSRSGYDPGNDDPTTLADVRDGVTIAPIANGTALEATVHNVTTTARRNGRIVGERTRDVTVVVAVPVLAAHERTERFEAALNRGAIEGSGLGRQLTGRLYAIAWARGYAQRFGAPVQNVVGNRHVELSTNAGITAVQRKAFGAADPNASAGVGRAAVRTGLTDLLEPTSLDEREWSRFVLEASVPDPDDATTAADPTETTDVSETADVSDAANATQTVTAGPAADAALVETLDRTDAIAEAAYRVEAARRIRVERTGGRARPPSRESPGANWTYVGERTTSTADARGSGDDDGFDTATRRVAVDHRTTRYWTDGSSRRTTTVRWSQRYRVTVSVEGRYAPSAGAPDGPTSPTFERGGAIDGPNLRDAPGAARRELDATNVDAVAERAVESNAELRRRTVVYGDQPASLRGWIRDDLAAIHEVVRATETTVEMHAVAAGKADPYGELAAVLRSKRGELIDAPGTYDGASDRARVAARRAYVDATIEKLERRARTTRDVQDGIEDAANERGRGGSTDGTSLGEYVAAAGRATDPEPDEIGADGPGGSVSFQPSGSPGYLPRTTIDAASPAVEPESGTRSLVTRNVNVFTVPYGDAASGIVDQVLAAGDRVPLPQAGRTLAATERTLRETSDGTAMRDGTGTSGGAGTPGDGRSATPNEEQAAELRRSHDVLESDVSGSIDRVERRVERRLGAVTDLPGSERNAIVEAASDRYATPGELATAMGDGRYAETIVTVTGRRTTLTDGSRARLAAEIRTTLRSAMDSDRTSVSKARVARAGEITRTVARKRIESAVEDELRRASGEAVDRLDEEHEWATEVPKQVGAGLPVAPVPGYWYATVNVWHVDVAGTYPRFELRSNTGPPGETFRYVRQSSRSTVEVDGEQVTLGYTDPVRFETGTTVVVAVPPGPPGVGDVDGTWSERSAGWPCPGPERRTCSADSGSE; via the coding sequence GTGCGGCCGTCTGACCGACCGGCACTGTCGATCGCGGACGACCGGCGCGGGCGCGTCCCGTTCGCGCTCGTCGGCGTCCTGTTGCTCGTCTCGAGCACGGCGTACGCGAGCGGGCTCGCAACGACGGGCGTGACAGTCGATCGGTCGGTCGAACGGGCGATGGATCGCGCGAGCGCCGATCTGACGCCCGCGATCCGGAGCGCGACCGCCGACGCAGCGCGGGCGGCGGCCGCCCGACCGGTGACGCGACCCGCGCCGGAGCTCGCCGAAACCGTGATCCGGAACGGGTCCGCCTTCGAGGACGCGCTTCGGATCCGGATCGGGCTCGCGGTCGAATCGTCCGCCGAAACGGTCACGACCCGTGAGGGGGACGTCCGGGCCACGACCGCGGTCCCGTTTGAGGATCCGGCGCCGCCGAGTCGGAGCGGGTACGACCCCGGCAACGACGATCCGACGACCCTCGCGGACGTCCGAGACGGCGTGACGATCGCGCCGATCGCGAACGGCACGGCGCTGGAGGCGACCGTGCATAACGTGACGACCACCGCCAGACGCAACGGCCGGATCGTCGGGGAACGAACCCGTGACGTCACGGTCGTCGTCGCGGTCCCGGTGCTGGCCGCCCACGAACGGACCGAACGGTTCGAGGCTGCCCTGAACCGCGGCGCCATCGAGGGATCGGGACTGGGCCGCCAGCTGACCGGCCGGCTCTACGCGATCGCCTGGGCACGCGGGTACGCACAGCGGTTCGGCGCGCCGGTCCAGAACGTCGTCGGGAACCGGCACGTCGAACTCTCGACGAACGCCGGGATCACCGCGGTACAACGGAAGGCGTTCGGCGCCGCGGATCCGAACGCGAGCGCGGGCGTCGGACGCGCGGCCGTTCGAACCGGCCTCACGGATCTCCTCGAACCGACCAGCCTCGACGAGCGCGAGTGGAGCCGGTTCGTGCTCGAGGCCTCGGTTCCCGATCCGGACGATGCTACGACGGCGGCCGATCCGACCGAAACGACCGACGTGTCCGAAACGGCCGACGTGTCCGACGCGGCCAACGCGACCCAGACCGTCACCGCCGGTCCGGCGGCGGACGCGGCGCTCGTCGAGACCCTCGATCGAACGGACGCGATCGCCGAGGCTGCCTATCGCGTCGAGGCGGCGAGGCGAATCCGCGTCGAGCGGACGGGCGGACGGGCACGACCGCCGTCACGCGAGTCACCGGGAGCGAACTGGACGTACGTCGGCGAGCGGACCACGAGCACGGCGGACGCACGCGGATCCGGCGACGATGACGGGTTCGACACGGCGACGAGACGGGTCGCGGTCGACCACCGAACGACGCGGTACTGGACGGACGGCTCGAGCCGTCGAACGACGACGGTACGGTGGAGCCAGCGGTACCGCGTCACCGTCTCCGTGGAGGGACGGTACGCGCCGTCGGCGGGCGCACCCGACGGACCGACGTCGCCGACGTTCGAACGCGGCGGCGCGATCGACGGCCCGAACCTCCGTGATGCGCCCGGTGCGGCACGCCGTGAACTCGACGCCACGAACGTCGATGCAGTCGCCGAGCGGGCGGTCGAGTCGAACGCCGAGCTGCGACGACGGACGGTCGTGTACGGCGACCAGCCCGCGAGTCTCCGGGGATGGATACGCGATGATCTCGCCGCGATACACGAGGTGGTCCGCGCGACCGAGACCACGGTCGAGATGCACGCGGTCGCGGCCGGTAAAGCGGACCCCTACGGCGAATTGGCTGCGGTGCTTCGGTCCAAGCGCGGCGAGCTGATCGACGCGCCAGGGACGTACGACGGAGCGTCCGACCGCGCCCGCGTGGCGGCTCGGCGTGCCTACGTCGACGCGACGATCGAGAAGCTGGAACGTCGGGCACGGACGACGCGGGACGTGCAGGATGGGATCGAGGATGCCGCAAACGAACGCGGCCGAGGCGGATCGACGGACGGGACGTCACTCGGCGAGTACGTCGCCGCGGCGGGACGGGCAACCGACCCGGAACCCGACGAGATCGGGGCGGACGGACCGGGAGGATCCGTCTCGTTCCAGCCGTCGGGATCGCCGGGGTACCTCCCGCGAACGACGATCGACGCAGCCTCGCCGGCCGTCGAGCCGGAGAGCGGGACCCGGTCCCTCGTGACGCGGAACGTGAACGTCTTCACGGTTCCCTACGGGGACGCTGCAAGCGGCATCGTCGACCAAGTGCTTGCGGCCGGCGACCGCGTTCCGCTCCCGCAAGCGGGGCGAACGCTCGCGGCGACCGAGCGAACGCTCCGGGAGACGAGCGATGGAACGGCGATGCGAGACGGTACGGGAACGTCCGGCGGTGCGGGAACGCCCGGCGACGGTCGATCGGCGACCCCGAACGAGGAGCAAGCGGCCGAGCTGCGACGCTCGCACGACGTGCTCGAGTCGGACGTCAGCGGGTCGATCGACCGGGTCGAACGGCGGGTCGAACGTCGGCTCGGAGCGGTCACCGACCTCCCCGGAAGCGAGCGGAACGCGATCGTCGAGGCGGCGAGCGACCGCTACGCCACCCCGGGTGAACTCGCAACCGCGATGGGAGACGGACGGTACGCCGAGACGATCGTCACGGTGACCGGACGTCGGACCACCCTCACGGACGGGAGCCGCGCGCGGCTCGCGGCCGAGATCCGGACGACGCTGCGGTCGGCGATGGACTCCGACCGAACGAGCGTGTCGAAGGCACGGGTCGCTCGTGCGGGCGAAATCACCCGAACCGTGGCCCGGAAGCGGATCGAATCAGCCGTCGAGGACGAGCTTCGACGGGCGAGCGGCGAGGCGGTCGACCGGCTCGACGAGGAGCACGAATGGGCGACGGAGGTGCCGAAGCAGGTCGGTGCCGGCCTCCCGGTCGCCCCCGTTCCGGGATATTGGTACGCGACGGTGAACGTGTGGCACGTCGACGTCGCGGGGACCTACCCCCGGTTCGAGCTGCGATCGAACACGGGGCCGCCCGGCGAGACGTTCAGGTACGTCCGTCAGTCGAGCCGATCGACGGTCGAGGTGGACGGCGAGCAGGTCACGCTCGGCTACACCGATCCCGTCCGGTTCGAGACGGGAACGACGGTCGTCGTCGCGGTCCCACCGGGACCGCCCGGCGTGGGCGACGTCGACGGGACGTGGAGCGAGCGGTCCGCCGGCTGGCCCTGTCCAGGCCCCGAACGTCGGACGTGTTCGGCGGACTCCGGGTCGGAGTGA
- a CDS encoding DUF7284 family protein: protein MTSTVLDVGLFLLCVSASVGTVVGIAPTDTGPETHTDDLADRIATETATVSYETHGNADHRRHHATLSEHLALAALVAEDATRSERTYQRAVSNVVGERLDPRTGVAVRVPSRDETSDADGERRRTTMTVGGSPSSTARVWTAVVDVPIDRGETTVRIVVRRWDRAAV, encoded by the coding sequence ATGACGAGCACCGTTCTCGACGTCGGACTGTTCCTTCTGTGTGTCTCCGCGAGCGTCGGGACCGTCGTGGGGATCGCGCCGACCGACACCGGTCCGGAAACCCATACCGATGACCTCGCCGATCGGATCGCGACCGAGACGGCGACCGTTTCCTACGAGACCCACGGCAACGCCGATCACCGACGCCACCACGCAACCCTGTCCGAACACCTCGCGCTCGCGGCGCTCGTCGCGGAGGACGCGACCCGCTCGGAACGAACGTATCAACGCGCCGTTTCGAACGTCGTCGGCGAGCGGCTCGACCCACGAACCGGCGTCGCAGTTCGCGTTCCATCGAGGGACGAAACGTCGGACGCCGACGGCGAGAGGCGTCGAACCACGATGACGGTCGGCGGATCGCCCTCGTCGACCGCCCGCGTGTGGACCGCGGTCGTCGACGTGCCGATCGATCGGGGCGAGACGACGGTCCGAATCGTGGTTCGGAGGTGGGACCGTGCGGCCGTCTGA
- a CDS encoding DUF7285 family protein: MSRSSADCRGRDSAAARERAKTNRVRIRTDATHDRGQTEPVAALVALLAVGIGFALYAGAIADADPGTQSRETAGLVLERVEDRVVVAGVAHPGRLSVPGDVGIDRQRIGVAIVTADRRWVAGERSAIRPIPAGTTVARQSVSVRIVPGEQVRGELRVVVGR, encoded by the coding sequence GTGTCACGCTCGTCGGCTGACTGCCGCGGTCGCGACTCGGCTGCGGCTCGAGAGCGAGCGAAGACGAACCGCGTCCGGATCCGAACCGACGCGACCCACGATCGAGGACAGACGGAGCCGGTCGCCGCGCTCGTCGCCCTGCTCGCGGTGGGGATCGGGTTCGCGCTGTACGCCGGCGCGATCGCGGATGCCGATCCGGGAACGCAGTCGCGTGAAACGGCCGGACTCGTCCTCGAGCGCGTCGAGGACCGGGTCGTCGTTGCCGGCGTCGCGCACCCGGGCCGGCTGAGCGTTCCGGGCGACGTCGGAATCGATCGGCAACGGATCGGCGTCGCGATCGTCACCGCCGATCGGCGGTGGGTGGCCGGCGAGCGGAGCGCGATCCGACCGATTCCGGCGGGGACGACCGTGGCGAGGCAGTCGGTCAGCGTCCGGATCGTGCCGGGTGAGCAGGTGCGTGGGGAGCTTCGGGTGGTCGTGGGTCGATGA